TTCGGGACACGGCGGCAGCGAcgcccgtgaggggggcacaccccggagccgCGTGTCGGGTGCCTGTGCCTGCCACCATGCTTCCACAACCGTAGGAGGGCCCACCGCAACACCTGGCGGCATTGCTACCACCCTCCCAGGTACCCCGTCCCGTCTCCCCTCTCCGAGACATGACGGATGCAAGGCccgtgtggggggggggggcaatcgTATATCTATAACCGGGATATGTTTTCTGTACATAAGGCACATTGAAGTTAATCAaattagtttttttgttttgcggGTGAAGCAAGGCCCGTGTGGGGGGCAATCGATATATATATAATCGAGATATGTTTTATGTACATAAGGCACATTTAAGTTAATAGTTTTGGAAAAAAACTAAAATGGAAAtaagagaaaataaataaaataaataaaatgttACAATATTATTAGAAATCTATGCCTACGGCAATGCCATCAGCATAGCTACGGCCACGGAACGGTAGAGCCCTGGaccggatcgatgacgtggcaagATCCAAGGGCCAGGCCTATGCCGACAgcaaggccgtcggcataggtatGCCACCCCACGGACCGGCGAGCGGCTCGGATCGATAACGTGGCGCGCGACGCGGATCGATGACATGGGCATAGCTATGCAGACGACCACCGTTAGCCCGTCGGCGTACGCGTGACGCCGTCAAACGGCCGTCGCCGCCTAGGTAGCCAGGCCCACATGATATGCCGACAGCCACCATAGGCACATTTCTTGCGATGCCATCGGCCGACCTATGCCGATGGATATACGCCGACGGCTTGAGCTGGGCCGTCGGGATACAcccatctatgccgacgggggccgtcggcataggtttGGCCGTCGGCATCGCCGGTTATTCTGGTAGTGCAACCCGTCGAACATTTTTCGTGACGGTACAAATCGTCGCAGAATATGGATGATGGCCAAATTCATTGTCTAAAACAAGGCCAGAACGTCACAAGTGCACCTAAGGGGGCTGATCTGGGGGAAAACAACTTGTGACAGAAAACCTTCACAAAACAAGTTCTTAGGTGATAGTTTATTTTTCATCACAAGAGTTTTCATCACAGATTAGCGCAGATTTTTGTAGTGAGATAGACAGAAATGGCAGCCGTTCGGAGAAAGAAGAAGGCCCCGATCTTATCCCAAAATTCTTTGTTTGTGAGGGGAACGAACGAAGACTAGATCTTCCGCGTGGCCGCAAATGAAGACAATGTCTTTGTCTCAGTGGGCTATGAAGATACCTCTTCGGTCCAGGGAAAAGTCCCTTCGGCCCACGAGGGAACACCGGACAGAAAGGGTTGTATAAATGCAAATTCTGAATTTTGCCATGTAGCTTCAAGATTTTGTAAAGTAAAAAAAATTGATCTTAGATAGCTACGTCTGGGCATACAATCACCTTCCTAATCATGCAATCATAGGAGTTCGTTTTCTGTAATTTTGAAATAAAAACTGGTTAGATAGATTTGAGCACACAAGATAAATAGACAGACAGGTAGACTTGTTTAAAAAGGAAAGCAATGGCGGTTTAACCTAGACTAAATAGAACCACGCACGTACGCTTTATTTTCTTACCAGAATCATCAACCAAAGCTAGGTTTTCGTGAATCATGATGGCGAAAGACCAGCGCCAGTCTGCATGGACGGACCTGCAACCGGATCTCCTGCTCCTTGTCCTCCACCACCTCACGTCCCTCTTGGACCGCGTCCGAGCAGGCGCCGTCTGCAGGTCGTGGCGCTCGGCCTCCAGCCTGCTCCCACCGACGCGGCTCCCCTGGGTCGTGTTCGGCGACGGCACCCTCTTCGACCTCGCCAACAACAGCGCGCCGCACCCGCACTACCGCCTGCGTCTCCCCGATGACTGCTGGCGCTACAGCGCCGGCGAGAACATGCTGTTTCTCGTGCACCAGCGCGACGGCAGCTGCTCCCTCATGAACGCTCTCTCCGGTGCCAGGACCGATCTCCCTGAGCTAGCTGCTATCTTGCGGACTGACAACCTCTGGCACCGAAAGCCAAACGAGCTCAGGCGCACCCCCCATGACCCACACGAGCCCACGATGGCTATAGGAAAGGTGGTGTTATCTTCAGCGCCGGACGACCCCATCGTCGCCGTCCTGCTCGAAAACAAAATCTTCGTTTCTACTTGCCGGCCGGCCGGAGAGAGCAACTCATGCCTGCTGGTGTTGGTTCACGAGGCCGTCGACATGGTTCTGTTTCAAGGGCAGATCTACGCCCTCTCCATCAGACATGTCCTCTCGAACCTCAACCTCATCAATGGTCACCTCGACAAGCCGACGCCGCCTGGCGTTGAACCAAAAGTGCGGTGCGGTTTAGATTTGATAAAGAACCCGTGGTCATGGCAGCAACATGAGCAAGATGAAGAAGACGTTTTCAAGCAAGATGAAGAAGACGTTTTCTCTGACCCCCTGGTCGAGCT
This sequence is a window from Aegilops tauschii subsp. strangulata cultivar AL8/78 chromosome 7, Aet v6.0, whole genome shotgun sequence. Protein-coding genes within it:
- the LOC141026844 gene encoding uncharacterized protein codes for the protein MAKDQRQSAWTDLQPDLLLLVLHHLTSLLDRVRAGAVCRSWRSASSLLPPTRLPWVVFGDGTLFDLANNSAPHPHYRLRLPDDCWRYSAGENMLFLVHQRDGSCSLMNALSGARTDLPELAAILRTDNLWHRKPNELRRTPHDPHEPTMAIGKVVLSSAPDDPIVAVLLENKIFVSTCRPAGESNSCLLVLVHEAVDMVLFQGQIYALSIRHVLSNLNLINGHLDKPTPPGVEPKVRCGLDLIKNPWSWQQHEQDEEDVFKQDEEDVFSDPLVELYLVESGGKLLMVKRWLRLPWMPCFPEGRRTFCLQVWEANISEGQWKKLDGSLEGPALFVSRSCSKSLPVGHGVREDCIYYLKNLYVSRKPNAPLGDFGMYNVRDKTFTPLLRESMPSLPWKSGRFPSWFFHGQV